From Denitrovibrio acetiphilus DSM 12809, the proteins below share one genomic window:
- a CDS encoding Ppx/GppA phosphatase family protein: MKVAAIDIGSNAVRLLIAEVEGRKIKETCYTKRYITKLGENINSQQLLSDTSIERTITALKDFVITINEHKVDRVHAVATSAVREAKNPELLTAGAKELGLRIEIIDGDTEAGLIYDGVTAGIDTEGKKVLMFDIGGGSTEFIYADPEKGRAGISIPMGVVKMAEMYNFKQVVNMEHMDRMRIPVFSLIDQVLKTLECKPDVLIGSAGTPTTLAAMDMQMTTYDQKKVNGYVIPIEKIKEHFDKLCSMTSEERLNVPGMEQGREEIIIPGILIAGELMNMIGIYDLQVSDYGLREGLAIAIANV, from the coding sequence ATGAAAGTTGCAGCTATAGACATAGGCTCCAATGCTGTCAGACTGCTCATAGCAGAAGTCGAAGGCAGAAAGATCAAAGAAACCTGCTACACCAAAAGATACATTACAAAACTTGGGGAAAACATTAACAGTCAGCAGTTATTGAGCGATACCTCAATTGAACGAACCATAACAGCCCTTAAAGACTTCGTAATCACCATCAACGAACATAAAGTTGACAGAGTTCACGCTGTCGCCACAAGTGCTGTACGAGAGGCAAAAAATCCGGAACTGCTAACTGCGGGAGCGAAAGAGCTAGGGCTGCGTATAGAGATTATTGATGGCGATACCGAGGCAGGACTGATCTATGACGGCGTCACAGCCGGGATAGACACTGAAGGCAAGAAAGTGCTTATGTTTGACATTGGCGGCGGCTCAACAGAATTTATTTACGCAGACCCTGAAAAAGGGCGTGCAGGGATAAGTATCCCTATGGGCGTCGTGAAAATGGCAGAAATGTATAACTTTAAGCAGGTTGTTAACATGGAGCACATGGACAGGATGCGTATACCGGTTTTCAGCCTTATTGATCAGGTTTTAAAAACGCTGGAGTGCAAGCCGGATGTACTGATCGGTTCCGCAGGAACCCCTACTACGCTGGCGGCAATGGATATGCAGATGACAACATATGACCAGAAGAAAGTAAACGGATACGTGATCCCTATTGAAAAGATAAAAGAACACTTCGACAAACTATGCTCGATGACATCCGAAGAACGCCTTAATGTCCCGGGAATGGAACAGGGGCGAGAAGAGATAATCATCCCCGGCATACTTATTGCCGGAGAACTTATGAATATGATCGGTATATACGATCTTCAGGTTTCAGACTACGGACTAAGGGAGGGACTGGCAATTGCAATCGCAAATGTATAG
- a CDS encoding DUF445 family protein produces the protein MQSQMYSLLATPLVTGLVGYCTNWLAIKMLFRPHKKSVFSLGWQGVIPKNRQKLAGEIGALVGDKLLRTDDIQSAFFSENMQDKLERAIETELKTFMEKDFGTLEQIIEKTGLKSKTAITALLGEINSDGVLDSFFHGISEKISSEIYSMKIGELEEYTENIKSAVNAVLSTGKIQAEASNSISASINNFVMSGKSLTDIIPESLTAKTGQLSGFITNKILDAMDKAMADPATRKKVSKQLINIKNSHFKDGAVDQLKLGVLNMFMTEDTIDEMVDKYLPNLITSVKDSEEVKKKIAMSINDYITGILKKPLFMHADTLGMEALFQLRSSVVTAARGTLDSSEFSSKMSGMIIGMIKQNSEKTLGELLDELQLKDALDAKLANGFSLKIQDAAEFLTKMASGLHIRNIYSVVPKKLFYAVKIALLKEINKIVEKNSPKMLEAINFPKITEDRINTLNLYEVENLLFSFMRDSFRWINILGFIIGFLLGAVQIGVTYLLG, from the coding sequence TTGCAATCGCAAATGTATAGCCTTCTGGCAACACCTCTTGTAACTGGTCTCGTGGGTTACTGTACGAACTGGCTCGCTATAAAAATGCTTTTCCGCCCGCACAAAAAGAGTGTATTTTCACTTGGTTGGCAGGGAGTTATCCCGAAAAACAGGCAAAAACTAGCAGGAGAAATCGGTGCTCTGGTAGGTGACAAACTGCTCCGCACAGATGATATCCAGTCCGCATTCTTTTCAGAAAACATGCAGGATAAACTGGAAAGAGCCATTGAAACCGAACTGAAGACCTTTATGGAGAAAGACTTCGGAACTCTTGAGCAGATTATTGAAAAAACAGGACTGAAAAGTAAAACCGCTATCACCGCCCTTTTAGGTGAAATAAATTCCGACGGGGTGCTGGACAGCTTCTTCCATGGGATAAGCGAAAAAATATCTTCTGAAATATACTCAATGAAGATAGGCGAACTTGAAGAATACACTGAAAATATAAAATCCGCAGTAAATGCCGTACTCTCAACAGGCAAAATACAGGCAGAGGCTTCCAACAGCATCTCTGCGTCTATCAATAATTTTGTAATGTCCGGCAAAAGCCTGACGGATATCATACCGGAAAGCCTGACGGCAAAAACTGGGCAGCTCTCCGGTTTCATAACTAACAAGATCCTCGACGCTATGGACAAGGCTATGGCAGACCCGGCAACCAGAAAGAAAGTCAGCAAACAGCTTATAAACATCAAAAACAGCCATTTTAAAGACGGCGCTGTTGACCAGCTCAAGCTGGGTGTTCTGAATATGTTCATGACAGAAGATACTATTGATGAGATGGTCGATAAGTACCTGCCGAACCTAATAACCTCTGTTAAAGACAGTGAAGAGGTTAAAAAGAAGATTGCGATGTCCATAAACGACTACATAACAGGAATACTGAAAAAACCGCTCTTCATGCATGCCGACACTCTGGGGATGGAAGCACTGTTTCAACTGCGCAGCTCTGTCGTTACGGCGGCAAGAGGGACACTTGATTCATCAGAATTCTCATCCAAGATGTCCGGTATGATAATAGGCATGATAAAGCAGAATTCAGAGAAAACATTGGGCGAACTGCTTGATGAATTGCAGTTAAAAGACGCTCTTGACGCAAAACTTGCAAATGGTTTCAGCCTGAAGATACAGGATGCCGCAGAATTCCTGACAAAGATGGCATCCGGACTGCACATCAGAAACATATATTCAGTTGTCCCCAAAAAACTCTTCTACGCTGTCAAGATTGCTCTGCTCAAAGAAATTAATAAGATTGTTGAAAAGAACTCTCCGAAGATGCTTGAGGCGATAAACTTCCCAAAAATAACTGAAGACAGGATAAATACACTCAATCTTTATGAGGTTGAGAATCTTCTGTTCTCCTTTATGAGAGACAGCTTCAGGTGGATAAACATCCTCGGTTTTATCATCGGCTTTCTGCTCGGAGCAGTTCAGATAGGGGTTACTTATCTGTTAGGCTAG
- a CDS encoding PAS domain S-box protein → MKNLKALFLFLFILLTTTTWAEQLNIKVGVYQNYPLMFKADNGQPSGLGYDILSQVAEKENWNLEFVFGVWSDMFKMLQTGEVDIMFPVGFSLERTEVVQYNSENVLSNWGEIYLRHGVRANTILDLDGMTLAVLKDDIYFAGKYGMKYLADAFNIDLKYYVCDNYTDVLDALYHGYADAGLTNRFFGLTNSIKYNIEKSTILVHPVEVRFALKKDSEKSFKIISALDPYIQEMKHQENSAYYHSYQKWVGGATKGTYFKTIKIVVAVLLVPVLLIIVLLMLMRSEIRRKTKELIEKNYELKNEIEEREKIQTELRESQEKYSNLFNTSYNPIAIISEEGSIVDVNGEMVSQFGYEREELLKMFLEMLVTKDYVHRVQEIINKMVKTKKWSFDLDFVKSWGDVFNAEISASRLEVSGQTFIQLVIMDVTSRKKASELLNRRQEYLENKVEQEVHRRRQNERLMMQQSKMAAMGQMMSAIAHQWRQPLNTIAIYIQDFEDSYKHNELSESYLKELVGLSMKQINFMSKTIDDFKNFFKPDKDEIVFEVCRETLSAITLLGVQLVRNNITLILNCHGKQVVFNNTEEFGCQNDRCTFIKGFPNEYKQVLLNLVQNAKDAVEERREEFATDPLIEVGVIELDSSVQIYVSDNGSGIPADVADRIFEPYFTTKEEGKGTGVGLYMSKIIIEQNMKGRLYFEDLNPGTKFIVELRKYTDPASLTDK, encoded by the coding sequence ATGAAAAACCTTAAAGCTTTATTCTTATTTTTATTCATTTTGCTAACAACTACAACATGGGCTGAGCAATTAAACATAAAAGTCGGCGTATACCAAAATTATCCTCTGATGTTCAAAGCAGATAACGGACAGCCCTCTGGGCTTGGCTATGATATCCTTTCACAAGTTGCGGAAAAAGAGAACTGGAACCTTGAATTTGTATTTGGTGTCTGGTCAGACATGTTCAAAATGCTTCAAACTGGAGAAGTAGATATCATGTTTCCCGTAGGGTTTAGTCTGGAGCGGACAGAGGTTGTTCAATATAATAGTGAGAATGTTTTAAGTAACTGGGGAGAAATATATTTACGCCATGGCGTACGTGCCAATACTATTCTTGATCTGGACGGGATGACCCTTGCAGTTCTGAAAGATGACATCTATTTCGCAGGCAAATATGGAATGAAGTATCTTGCTGATGCTTTTAATATTGATCTGAAATACTATGTTTGCGACAATTATACAGATGTTCTGGATGCTCTTTATCACGGTTATGCCGATGCTGGGTTGACGAATCGTTTTTTCGGACTTACCAATTCCATAAAATATAATATAGAAAAGAGTACCATCCTTGTACATCCTGTCGAGGTGCGCTTTGCTCTTAAAAAAGATAGTGAAAAATCATTTAAAATAATATCTGCTCTTGACCCATACATACAGGAGATGAAGCATCAGGAAAACTCTGCTTATTATCATTCATATCAGAAATGGGTTGGCGGAGCGACGAAGGGGACTTATTTTAAAACGATAAAAATCGTCGTGGCGGTTTTGCTTGTTCCTGTTCTGTTGATAATAGTATTGCTGATGCTGATGCGTTCAGAGATAAGGCGCAAAACAAAAGAACTCATAGAAAAGAACTATGAGCTGAAAAACGAGATTGAGGAACGGGAAAAGATACAAACAGAACTGCGGGAAAGTCAGGAAAAATACAGCAACCTTTTTAATACCTCTTATAACCCCATTGCTATTATCTCAGAAGAGGGGAGCATTGTGGATGTAAACGGAGAAATGGTTTCTCAGTTTGGGTATGAGCGTGAAGAGCTCCTTAAGATGTTTCTTGAAATGCTTGTCACTAAAGATTATGTTCACCGTGTTCAGGAGATCATCAACAAGATGGTTAAAACAAAGAAATGGTCATTTGATCTTGACTTTGTGAAGTCATGGGGAGATGTTTTTAACGCAGAGATATCCGCCAGCCGTCTTGAGGTTTCTGGTCAGACTTTTATCCAGCTTGTTATTATGGACGTAACATCAAGAAAGAAAGCTAGTGAACTCTTAAACCGCAGGCAGGAATATCTAGAAAATAAAGTTGAACAGGAAGTCCACCGCAGACGCCAGAATGAAAGGCTAATGATGCAGCAGTCGAAAATGGCTGCCATGGGGCAGATGATGAGCGCAATTGCCCACCAATGGCGTCAGCCGCTTAATACGATAGCAATATACATTCAGGACTTTGAGGATTCGTATAAACATAACGAACTTAGCGAATCATACCTTAAAGAGCTTGTTGGCTTGTCTATGAAGCAAATTAATTTTATGTCTAAAACAATTGATGATTTTAAAAACTTTTTTAAGCCGGACAAGGATGAAATCGTATTCGAAGTTTGCAGGGAAACCCTTAGTGCTATTACGCTTCTCGGAGTTCAGCTTGTTCGCAATAACATTACTCTTATTCTGAACTGTCATGGTAAGCAAGTAGTTTTTAACAATACCGAAGAGTTCGGATGTCAGAACGACAGATGTACATTCATAAAAGGCTTTCCGAACGAATATAAACAGGTCTTACTAAACCTTGTGCAGAACGCAAAGGATGCTGTTGAAGAACGCCGTGAAGAATTTGCTACCGATCCTCTTATCGAAGTTGGAGTTATAGAGCTTGACTCATCTGTACAGATATATGTCTCAGACAATGGCTCGGGGATACCTGCTGATGTCGCAGACAGAATTTTTGAGCCGTATTTTACAACAAAAGAAGAAGGTAAGGGCACAGGTGTAGGGCTCTACATGTCAAAGATCATTATTGAGCAGAACATGAAAGGGCGGCTCTACTTCGAAGACCTGAACCCCGGCACAAAATTTATAGTTGAACTGCGTAAGTACACAGACCCAGCTAGCCTAACAGATAAGTAA
- a CDS encoding ABC transporter ATP-binding protein, with protein sequence MTYRKGSWFACSKEKRVLDDISFDIKEGESFGLLGENGSGKSTLTRIILGLEKPTAGEVLFDGVDVHQAVEKGDKSFRKNMQAVFQDPASTMNPRWSAFRVITEPLHNYYHFSRPELVKQTAELMSSVGLDPSEMDKNINRFSGGQQQRICIARALALKPKLLILDEAVSNLDMIVQAQIVELLAELKRVHNISLLVISHDVRVVFKLCENILVLDNAKIVDRLSMKHGVKRANSEAFHRLTACSGKF encoded by the coding sequence ATGACATACAGAAAGGGCAGTTGGTTTGCTTGTAGTAAAGAGAAGAGAGTGCTGGACGATATTTCTTTTGATATAAAAGAAGGTGAAAGTTTTGGGCTGCTAGGTGAAAACGGTTCGGGGAAGAGCACGCTTACAAGGATAATTTTAGGGTTGGAAAAACCTACCGCCGGTGAGGTATTATTTGACGGTGTGGATGTGCATCAGGCTGTAGAGAAAGGAGATAAGTCTTTCAGGAAGAATATGCAGGCTGTTTTCCAGGATCCGGCGAGTACTATGAACCCACGCTGGAGCGCCTTCAGAGTTATAACAGAACCACTGCATAATTATTATCACTTTTCCAGACCGGAGCTTGTGAAGCAAACCGCAGAACTTATGTCTTCTGTGGGGCTTGATCCGTCAGAGATGGACAAGAATATTAATAGGTTTAGCGGTGGTCAGCAGCAGAGAATATGCATTGCCCGTGCGCTGGCGCTTAAACCAAAACTTCTTATTCTGGATGAAGCGGTTAGTAATCTTGATATGATTGTTCAGGCGCAGATTGTAGAGTTATTAGCAGAACTTAAAAGAGTGCACAATATATCTCTGCTTGTTATTTCTCATGATGTTAGAGTTGTTTTTAAGCTTTGTGAAAATATTCTGGTGCTGGACAATGCTAAAATTGTGGATCGCTTGAGTATGAAGCATGGTGTGAAAAGAGCGAACTCGGAAGCATTTCATAGGCTTACTGCCTGCTCTGGTAAGTTTTAG
- a CDS encoding ABC transporter ATP-binding protein: MNLLKVEKLNVETTLGKKIINDISFELSSGETVVLLGQSGCGKSVTSMAVQGLLPAGLIKTGGEVSICGKPFEPYMRGGYISMIMQAPATCFDQLFNMRSQFSDILSSNGKDSLCNDAYFCKIISEVELDTPMEILDSYPFQLSGGMLQRLMIALTLALGTKVIIADEPTSDLDISGQAEILKLIKRIRPKDSALLLITHDLSVAENMADRVLVMNNAELVDSFKVNELHDENRNSYTKSLVTSNRGLYQNDWDIDLEGCNAEM, encoded by the coding sequence ATGAATCTGTTAAAAGTTGAAAAACTGAATGTTGAAACCACTTTAGGTAAAAAGATAATTAATGATATCTCCTTCGAGCTGAGCTCTGGCGAAACAGTTGTGCTGCTGGGACAGTCTGGATGTGGCAAATCTGTTACAAGTATGGCTGTTCAAGGGCTGTTGCCTGCGGGGCTTATTAAGACAGGCGGAGAGGTGAGTATTTGCGGAAAGCCTTTTGAGCCATATATGCGTGGGGGGTATATCAGCATGATAATGCAGGCACCTGCAACATGTTTTGATCAGCTCTTTAATATGCGCTCGCAGTTTAGCGACATACTTAGTTCTAACGGTAAAGACAGTTTATGCAATGATGCGTATTTCTGCAAAATAATATCAGAAGTGGAATTAGATACCCCAATGGAAATTCTTGATTCATACCCTTTCCAGCTTAGCGGCGGGATGCTTCAGCGGCTTATGATCGCTCTGACACTTGCGCTGGGGACAAAAGTTATCATTGCAGATGAGCCGACTTCGGATCTTGATATCTCGGGTCAGGCTGAAATATTGAAACTTATTAAGAGAATAAGACCAAAAGACAGTGCTCTGCTGCTGATAACCCATGACCTTAGTGTTGCTGAGAATATGGCTGACAGAGTGCTGGTTATGAATAATGCTGAACTTGTGGACAGCTTTAAAGTTAATGAGTTACATGATGAAAACAGGAACAGCTATACAAAAAGTCTGGTGACGTCTAACAGGGGACTTTACCAGAATGACTGGGATATTGATCTGGAAGGGTGCAATGCTGAAATGTAG